CTCTCGCGATAACCTTGCGGGAGGGCCTTTTTTATGGTAAAACCTTTGCTACATTTGTCCCCATGGCAAAGAAGAAAAAAGTTTTTAAGTCGGCTGCCCTTTCCCAGGCGAACCGCAGCAGGGAACAGCGCCTGCGTGAAAATCTGATTCAGGTGGTGAACGGCCAGAGCCGTTTGCTGAACCGCCCCGAAGACTTGTACGAAATGTTGGCGGACGGTCTCGACGACATAGAGACCTTCAAGGACCCTCGGGAACAGCTGGAACTTTTGGCCTGGACCCTGCGGGCGGACTTTATCGCCTTCAAGGCGGACACCGACGAGGAGAAGGAAGGCTGGGATGCCCTCTTCTACGATGCGGGAACCTTCTTTGTGGAACTGGCCTCCCAGTATACCGACAAGAATTACGTGGCGGACCTGGTCCATGACCTTGCGCTAAGGCATGTGGGGGGCGAGGGCCGTTCCGTGGTGTTCCTGAGCGTGGAGGAGTTCTTGCCCAAGGAACGGGCCCAGGCCCTACTGGCGGAACTTCTGGATGCCGTGACGGAAGTGGAACAGGGAAATCGCGAAGACATTCTGGATGCCATCTGCGACATGGCGGATTCCATCAAGGATGCGGCCACATTCGCTAAGGCGGCCCTTTTGAAGGACCCCGACAAGAGCAATGCCACGCTAATCGATATCGCCAACGCCCAGTTCATGGCGGGGAATCTGGAACTGGCCAAGCAGTGGCTTGGCGACGTGCGGAATCCCGGCGCCGAAGACGAGGAGGCCTATCTGGATTTGCAGGCGGCCATCGCCGATAGGGAAGGCCGCAAGTCCGACTGTATCAAGATGGCTCACGCCCTGTACGAGAAGTTCCCGAAGGTGGTGAACTTAGGGAGACTCTGCGCGTTCGTGTCGGCACAGGAGGCAACCAGCCTTTTGCAGGAATATGCCCGCTTCCGCAGCGGGAACGGCCTGGAGATGGACTTTATGCAGCTCTTGGTGAGCCTGAAGGCCTACACCGTGCTGGAAGAATACCTGGACATGTTCGAGAAGGAACTTACCGTGCAGGACGCCCAGGACCTGAACGAAATTTCCGACGCCCTGGAAAAAGACGGCCAGAAGGCCCTGGCGCAAAGGATTCGCGACTGGACGGTAGAAGAACCCGAAGAGGCCGAAGGGTTTGATAACGCCGAGAAGTAGGCAAACTGAGACGAATGTGGAATGTGTGATTAGTAATGAGTTAATCCCTATCCCCTAGATCCTAAATCCTAATCTCTATTAACTATATTCCCTACCATGAATAATTCCTCTACACGCAGCAAGCTTCGCGACGAAGTATATACCCAGATGATGTGCGCCCAGGCGCGCCTTTCCAAGGATCAGAACACCCAGATGGGGGCGGTTCTCGTTTCTGCCGAGGGGCGCGTTATCAGTACCGGCTACAACGGGGCCCCGGCGGGCTTTGACGACGAGACGGTGCCCTCCACCCGCGAAAAGCAGAAACTGGCCTACGACATCCTAGATGCGGATTCCGGAGAACTGCTGAGCCATCACGAGTTCGAGGCCAACAAGTACCCCTTCATGGTTCATGCCGAAATCAACGCCCTGCATTACGCCCGCGGGAAAGTTCCCCCTGGCTCGAAATTGTACGTGATAGGCTTCCCCTGCGAGCGCTGCGCCCTGGACGTGAGCCTTTCGGGTGTGGCCGAAGTGTTCGTGACCAAGGACGATTACGACCCGAAGTCTACGCTGAACAACAGCCGCGACACCGCCTACTACATGTTCGCCCAGGCTGGT
Above is a genomic segment from Fibrobacter sp. containing:
- a CDS encoding CMP deaminase — protein: MNNSSTRSKLRDEVYTQMMCAQARLSKDQNTQMGAVLVSAEGRVISTGYNGAPAGFDDETVPSTREKQKLAYDILDADSGELLSHHEFEANKYPFMVHAEINALHYARGKVPPGSKLYVIGFPCERCALDVSLSGVAEVFVTKDDYDPKSTLNNSRDTAYYMFAQAGIVVTLCGKRLRPVVSKPKE